A genomic region of Pelodiscus sinensis isolate JC-2024 chromosome 19, ASM4963464v1, whole genome shotgun sequence contains the following coding sequences:
- the LOC102457628 gene encoding uncharacterized protein LOC102457628 isoform X3 translates to METRPPDAGVSRRREAGTESRRRQQGPTCSRLAGGSPSTGHCSLGTTLLLAWLSVGWGLCSTQGTASRSPAFGLDPPSRQRRQLGRGEWTPWGGWSACSSTCGDGASFRTRKCIRFLEEESCAGEPRQYRVCKRHECPASTVPFRAMQCSLYDGKPILGSQARYRWVPFHGAPNLCDLNCLAVGHNFYYTFGRVLDGTRCSLDSPGLCISGQCLVGPTAAAGHGACGRPGLVPKGLTSPWRRGMLARAWALPASQPLISGGVGGGVPALAVQGGASVPGAAPARQGYWGQPPAPPLMLHFPPDRGLRRDPGLWGWERRLRPVRRAERVLPLRAEGVPGRAPLLRFLWVQERDEDPGRGDAHQGHRPEPQLPSTSLTWAAPLSPSAALMTGEQRYVINGDWAIDWPGAYEVAGTTVRYARNADNHETLEAAGPTAEDLHVMGAAAGARRPRGSPSASGTTARVTLCSGPGSWPSGRWGRRRATTSRCSTPTATASRWCTGSTCGSPTPATAPRSWSAASTCSWPGATSTTSTRSTASCCRAAATPGPGRRGRTRCCGTSPGAAPRAGRRDRGSPAAHGAGGDPAQRGPEREARESAEHSTSQRASPALELFPKRGGFISRKGCRELETPVHN, encoded by the exons ATGGAGACGCGCCCGCCGGACGCCGGGGTGAGCAGAAGGAGAGAAGCGGGCACCGAAAGCCGGCGGCGCCAGCAGGGCCCGACGTGCAGCCGGCTGGCCGGGGGCTCTCCGAGCACCGG GCACTGTTCCCTGGGGACCAcgctgctcctggcctggctgagcgTTGGCTGGGGCCTCTGCAGCACTCAG GGGACAGCCAGCAGGTCCCCGGCGTTTGGCCTGGACCCGCCGAGCCGCCAGCGGCGCCAGCTGGGCCGTGGGGAGTGGACGccctgggggggctggagcgcctgCTCCAGCACGTGTGGGGACGGCGCCTCCTTTCGCACCAGGAAGTGCATccg GTTCCTGGAGGAGGAGTCGTGTGCGGGGGAGCCCCGGCAGTACCGCGTGTGCAAGCGACAC GAGTGTCCGGCCAGCACGGTGCCCTTCCGGGCCATGCAGTGCTCCCTGTACGACGGGAAACCCATCCTGGGCAGCCAGGCCAGGTACCGGTGGGTTCCTTTTCACGGAG cacccaaccTCTGTGACCTGAACTGCCTGGCCGTGGGGCACAATTTCTACTACACCTTCGGCCGGGTGCTGGACGGGACCCGCTGCAGCCTGGACTCCCCGGGGCTCTGCATCAGCGGCCAATGCCTGGTAGGTCCCACTGCTGCTGCGGGACATGGGGCGTGTGGGAGACCGGGCCTGGTACCCAAGGGGCTGACATCGCCATGGCGACGAGGGATGCTTGCGAGGGCTTGGGCCttgcccgcctcccagcccctgatTTCGGGGGGCGTAGGTGGGGGCgtcccagccctggcagtgcagggaggcGCCAGCGTCCCAGGCGCGGCCCCGGCCAGGCAGGGATATTGGGGgcagccgcctgccccccccTTGATGCTGCATTTCCCCCCAGACCGTGGGCTGCGACGGGAtcctgggctctggggctgggagcgaCGCCTGCGGCCAGTGCGGCGGGCGGAACGAGTCCTGCCTCTTCGTGCAGAGGGTGTTCCGGGCCGCGCCCCCCTCCTCCG gtttCTTTGGGTACAAGAACGTGACGAGGATCCCGGCCGGGGCGATGCACATCAAGGTCACCGACCGGAGCCGCAACTACCTAG CACCAGCCTCACGTGGGCCGCTCCGCTGTCTCCCTCCGCAGCGCTGATGACGGGCGAGCAGCGCTACGTGATCAACGGGGACTGGGCCATCGACTGGCCGGGCGCCTACGAGGTGGCCGGCACCACGGTGCGCTACGCCCGCAACGCGGACAATCACGAGACACTGGAGGCAGCTGGGCCCACAGCGGAGGATCTGCACGTCATG GGAGCTGCGGCAGGTGCCAGACGCCCAAGGGGAAGTCCCAGCGCATCCGGCACTACTGCCAGAGTGACTTTG TGTTCCGGGCCCGGATCCTGGCCAAGCGGCCGGTGGGGCAGGAGACGCGCTACGACGTCCAGGTGCAGCACACCTACCGCAACCGCTTCCCGCTGGTGCACCGGGAGTACGTGTGGGTCCCCGACGCCTGCGACTGCCCCGCGCTCCTGGAGCGCCGCGAGTACCTGCTCATGGCCCGGCGCCACGTCAACTACGAGCACACGCTCAACCGCATCCTGCTGCCGCGCGGCAGCTACACCCGGCCCTGGTCGCCGCGGGAGGACGCGCTGCTGCGGGACATCGCCGGGCGCTGCGCCCAGGGCAGGCCGGCGTGACCGGGGGAGCCCAGCCGCACACGGGGCTGGCGGGGACCCAG CCCAGAGGGGACCAGAGAGGGAAGCGCGGGAATCGGCGGAGCACAGCACAAGCCAAcgcgccagccctgccctggagctGTTTCCCAAAAGAGGCGGATTTATCTCCAGGaaaggctgcagggagctggaaacCCCCGTCCACAATTAA
- the LOC102457628 gene encoding uncharacterized protein LOC102457628 isoform X4 — translation METRPPDAGVSRRREAGTESRRRQQGPTCSRLAGGSPSTGHCSLGTTLLLAWLSVGWGLCSTQGTASRSPAFGLDPPSRQRRQLGRGEWTPWGGWSACSSTCGDGASFRTRKCIRFLEEESCAGEPRQYRVCKRHECPASTVPFRAMQCSLYDGKPILGSQARYRWVPFHGAPNLCDLNCLAVGHNFYYTFGRVLDGTRCSLDSPGLCISGQCLVGPTAAAGHGACGRPGLVPKGLTSPWRRGMLARAWALPASQPLISGGVGGGVPALAVQGGASVPGAAPARQGYWGQPPAPPLMLHFPPDRGLRRDPGLWGWERRLRPVRRAERVLPLRAEGVPGRAPLLRFLWVQERDEDPGRGDAHQGHRPEPQLPSTSLTWAAPLSPSAALMTGEQRYVINGDWAIDWPGAYEVAGTTVRYARNADNHETLEAAGPTAEDLHVMGAAAGARRPRGSPSASGTTARVTLCSGPGSWPSGRWGRRRATTSRCSTPTATASRWCTGSTCGSPTPATAPRSWSAASTCSWPGATSTTSTRSTASCCRAAATPGPGRRGRTRCCGTSPGAAPRAGRRDRGSPAAHGAGGDPEQNVFHLRREKVRGNIGPFHPALGGAYLGPLQH, via the exons ATGGAGACGCGCCCGCCGGACGCCGGGGTGAGCAGAAGGAGAGAAGCGGGCACCGAAAGCCGGCGGCGCCAGCAGGGCCCGACGTGCAGCCGGCTGGCCGGGGGCTCTCCGAGCACCGG GCACTGTTCCCTGGGGACCAcgctgctcctggcctggctgagcgTTGGCTGGGGCCTCTGCAGCACTCAG GGGACAGCCAGCAGGTCCCCGGCGTTTGGCCTGGACCCGCCGAGCCGCCAGCGGCGCCAGCTGGGCCGTGGGGAGTGGACGccctgggggggctggagcgcctgCTCCAGCACGTGTGGGGACGGCGCCTCCTTTCGCACCAGGAAGTGCATccg GTTCCTGGAGGAGGAGTCGTGTGCGGGGGAGCCCCGGCAGTACCGCGTGTGCAAGCGACAC GAGTGTCCGGCCAGCACGGTGCCCTTCCGGGCCATGCAGTGCTCCCTGTACGACGGGAAACCCATCCTGGGCAGCCAGGCCAGGTACCGGTGGGTTCCTTTTCACGGAG cacccaaccTCTGTGACCTGAACTGCCTGGCCGTGGGGCACAATTTCTACTACACCTTCGGCCGGGTGCTGGACGGGACCCGCTGCAGCCTGGACTCCCCGGGGCTCTGCATCAGCGGCCAATGCCTGGTAGGTCCCACTGCTGCTGCGGGACATGGGGCGTGTGGGAGACCGGGCCTGGTACCCAAGGGGCTGACATCGCCATGGCGACGAGGGATGCTTGCGAGGGCTTGGGCCttgcccgcctcccagcccctgatTTCGGGGGGCGTAGGTGGGGGCgtcccagccctggcagtgcagggaggcGCCAGCGTCCCAGGCGCGGCCCCGGCCAGGCAGGGATATTGGGGgcagccgcctgccccccccTTGATGCTGCATTTCCCCCCAGACCGTGGGCTGCGACGGGAtcctgggctctggggctgggagcgaCGCCTGCGGCCAGTGCGGCGGGCGGAACGAGTCCTGCCTCTTCGTGCAGAGGGTGTTCCGGGCCGCGCCCCCCTCCTCCG gtttCTTTGGGTACAAGAACGTGACGAGGATCCCGGCCGGGGCGATGCACATCAAGGTCACCGACCGGAGCCGCAACTACCTAG CACCAGCCTCACGTGGGCCGCTCCGCTGTCTCCCTCCGCAGCGCTGATGACGGGCGAGCAGCGCTACGTGATCAACGGGGACTGGGCCATCGACTGGCCGGGCGCCTACGAGGTGGCCGGCACCACGGTGCGCTACGCCCGCAACGCGGACAATCACGAGACACTGGAGGCAGCTGGGCCCACAGCGGAGGATCTGCACGTCATG GGAGCTGCGGCAGGTGCCAGACGCCCAAGGGGAAGTCCCAGCGCATCCGGCACTACTGCCAGAGTGACTTTG TGTTCCGGGCCCGGATCCTGGCCAAGCGGCCGGTGGGGCAGGAGACGCGCTACGACGTCCAGGTGCAGCACACCTACCGCAACCGCTTCCCGCTGGTGCACCGGGAGTACGTGTGGGTCCCCGACGCCTGCGACTGCCCCGCGCTCCTGGAGCGCCGCGAGTACCTGCTCATGGCCCGGCGCCACGTCAACTACGAGCACACGCTCAACCGCATCCTGCTGCCGCGCGGCAGCTACACCCGGCCCTGGTCGCCGCGGGAGGACGCGCTGCTGCGGGACATCGCCGGGCGCTGCGCCCAGGGCAGGCCGGCGTGACCGGGGGAGCCCAGCCGCACACGGGGCTGGCGGGGACCCAG aacaaaatgtattccacctGAGACGGGAAAAAGTGCGAGGGAACATTGGACCTTTCCAcccagcgctggggggggcttACCTAGGGCCACTCCAGCACTGA
- the LOC102457628 gene encoding ADAMTS-like protein 5 isoform X5, producing the protein METRPPDAGVSRRREAGTESRRRQQGPTCSRLAGGSPSTGHCSLGTTLLLAWLSVGWGLCSTQGTASRSPAFGLDPPSRQRRQLGRGEWTPWGGWSACSSTCGDGASFRTRKCIRFLEEESCAGEPRQYRVCKRHECPASTVPFRAMQCSLYDGKPILGSQARYRWVPFHGAPNLCDLNCLAVGHNFYYTFGRVLDGTRCSLDSPGLCISGQCLVGPTAAAGHGACGRPGLVPKGLTSPWRRGMLARAWALPASQPLISGGVGGGVPALAVQGGASVPGAAPARQGYWGQPPAPPLMLHFPPDRGLRRDPGLWGWERRLRPVRRAERVLPLRAEGVPGRAPLLRFLWVQERDEDPGRGDAHQGHRPEPQLPSADDGRAALRDQRGLGHRLAGRLRGGRHHGALRPQRGQSRDTGGSWAHSGGSARHGSCGRCQTPKGKSQRIRHYCQSDFVFRARILAKRPVGQETRYDVQVQHTYRNRFPLVHREYVWVPDACDCPALLERREYLLMARRHVNYEHTLNRILLPRGSYTRPWSPREDALLRDIAGRCAQGRPA; encoded by the exons ATGGAGACGCGCCCGCCGGACGCCGGGGTGAGCAGAAGGAGAGAAGCGGGCACCGAAAGCCGGCGGCGCCAGCAGGGCCCGACGTGCAGCCGGCTGGCCGGGGGCTCTCCGAGCACCGG GCACTGTTCCCTGGGGACCAcgctgctcctggcctggctgagcgTTGGCTGGGGCCTCTGCAGCACTCAG GGGACAGCCAGCAGGTCCCCGGCGTTTGGCCTGGACCCGCCGAGCCGCCAGCGGCGCCAGCTGGGCCGTGGGGAGTGGACGccctgggggggctggagcgcctgCTCCAGCACGTGTGGGGACGGCGCCTCCTTTCGCACCAGGAAGTGCATccg GTTCCTGGAGGAGGAGTCGTGTGCGGGGGAGCCCCGGCAGTACCGCGTGTGCAAGCGACAC GAGTGTCCGGCCAGCACGGTGCCCTTCCGGGCCATGCAGTGCTCCCTGTACGACGGGAAACCCATCCTGGGCAGCCAGGCCAGGTACCGGTGGGTTCCTTTTCACGGAG cacccaaccTCTGTGACCTGAACTGCCTGGCCGTGGGGCACAATTTCTACTACACCTTCGGCCGGGTGCTGGACGGGACCCGCTGCAGCCTGGACTCCCCGGGGCTCTGCATCAGCGGCCAATGCCTGGTAGGTCCCACTGCTGCTGCGGGACATGGGGCGTGTGGGAGACCGGGCCTGGTACCCAAGGGGCTGACATCGCCATGGCGACGAGGGATGCTTGCGAGGGCTTGGGCCttgcccgcctcccagcccctgatTTCGGGGGGCGTAGGTGGGGGCgtcccagccctggcagtgcagggaggcGCCAGCGTCCCAGGCGCGGCCCCGGCCAGGCAGGGATATTGGGGgcagccgcctgccccccccTTGATGCTGCATTTCCCCCCAGACCGTGGGCTGCGACGGGAtcctgggctctggggctgggagcgaCGCCTGCGGCCAGTGCGGCGGGCGGAACGAGTCCTGCCTCTTCGTGCAGAGGGTGTTCCGGGCCGCGCCCCCCTCCTCCG gtttCTTTGGGTACAAGAACGTGACGAGGATCCCGGCCGGGGCGATGCACATCAAGGTCACCGACCGGAGCCGCAACTACCTAG CGCTGATGACGGGCGAGCAGCGCTACGTGATCAACGGGGACTGGGCCATCGACTGGCCGGGCGCCTACGAGGTGGCCGGCACCACGGTGCGCTACGCCCGCAACGCGGACAATCACGAGACACTGGAGGCAGCTGGGCCCACAGCGGAGGATCTGCACGTCATG GGAGCTGCGGCAGGTGCCAGACGCCCAAGGGGAAGTCCCAGCGCATCCGGCACTACTGCCAGAGTGACTTTG TGTTCCGGGCCCGGATCCTGGCCAAGCGGCCGGTGGGGCAGGAGACGCGCTACGACGTCCAGGTGCAGCACACCTACCGCAACCGCTTCCCGCTGGTGCACCGGGAGTACGTGTGGGTCCCCGACGCCTGCGACTGCCCCGCGCTCCTGGAGCGCCGCGAGTACCTGCTCATGGCCCGGCGCCACGTCAACTACGAGCACACGCTCAACCGCATCCTGCTGCCGCGCGGCAGCTACACCCGGCCCTGGTCGCCGCGGGAGGACGCGCTGCTGCGGGACATCGCCGGGCGCTGCGCCCAGGGCAGGCCGGCGTGA
- the LOC102457628 gene encoding ADAMTS-like protein 5 isoform X2 encodes METRPPDAGVSRRREAGTESRRRQQGPTCSRLAGGSPSTGHCSLGTTLLLAWLSVGWGLCSTQGTASRSPAFGLDPPSRQRRQLGRGEWTPWGGWSACSSTCGDGASFRTRKCIRFLEEESCAGEPRQYRVCKRHECPASTVPFRAMQCSLYDGKPILGSQARYRWVPFHGAPNLCDLNCLAVGHNFYYTFGRVLDGTRCSLDSPGLCISGQCLVGPTAAAGHGACGRPGLVPKGLTSPWRRGMLARAWALPASQPLISGGVGGGVPALAVQGGASVPGAAPARQGYWGQPPAPPLMLHFPPDRGLRRDPGLWGWERRLRPVRRAERVLPLRAEGVPGRAPLLRFLWVQERDEDPGRGDAHQGHRPEPQLPSTSLTWAAPLSPSAALMTGEQRYVINGDWAIDWPGAYEVAGTTVRYARNADNHETLEAAGPTAEDLHVMVLFQEPNPGIEYEFWLPRDQHGRLQGDSSHLHQPPPRGIGLDPPSTPQPVPPTTPAPPTPPSLRATPTERPRHGPTDPAQPGSCGRCQTPKGKSQRIRHYCQSDFVFRARILAKRPVGQETRYDVQVQHTYRNRFPLVHREYVWVPDACDCPALLERREYLLMARRHVNYEHTLNRILLPRGSYTRPWSPREDALLRDIAGRCAQGRPA; translated from the exons ATGGAGACGCGCCCGCCGGACGCCGGGGTGAGCAGAAGGAGAGAAGCGGGCACCGAAAGCCGGCGGCGCCAGCAGGGCCCGACGTGCAGCCGGCTGGCCGGGGGCTCTCCGAGCACCGG GCACTGTTCCCTGGGGACCAcgctgctcctggcctggctgagcgTTGGCTGGGGCCTCTGCAGCACTCAG GGGACAGCCAGCAGGTCCCCGGCGTTTGGCCTGGACCCGCCGAGCCGCCAGCGGCGCCAGCTGGGCCGTGGGGAGTGGACGccctgggggggctggagcgcctgCTCCAGCACGTGTGGGGACGGCGCCTCCTTTCGCACCAGGAAGTGCATccg GTTCCTGGAGGAGGAGTCGTGTGCGGGGGAGCCCCGGCAGTACCGCGTGTGCAAGCGACAC GAGTGTCCGGCCAGCACGGTGCCCTTCCGGGCCATGCAGTGCTCCCTGTACGACGGGAAACCCATCCTGGGCAGCCAGGCCAGGTACCGGTGGGTTCCTTTTCACGGAG cacccaaccTCTGTGACCTGAACTGCCTGGCCGTGGGGCACAATTTCTACTACACCTTCGGCCGGGTGCTGGACGGGACCCGCTGCAGCCTGGACTCCCCGGGGCTCTGCATCAGCGGCCAATGCCTGGTAGGTCCCACTGCTGCTGCGGGACATGGGGCGTGTGGGAGACCGGGCCTGGTACCCAAGGGGCTGACATCGCCATGGCGACGAGGGATGCTTGCGAGGGCTTGGGCCttgcccgcctcccagcccctgatTTCGGGGGGCGTAGGTGGGGGCgtcccagccctggcagtgcagggaggcGCCAGCGTCCCAGGCGCGGCCCCGGCCAGGCAGGGATATTGGGGgcagccgcctgccccccccTTGATGCTGCATTTCCCCCCAGACCGTGGGCTGCGACGGGAtcctgggctctggggctgggagcgaCGCCTGCGGCCAGTGCGGCGGGCGGAACGAGTCCTGCCTCTTCGTGCAGAGGGTGTTCCGGGCCGCGCCCCCCTCCTCCG gtttCTTTGGGTACAAGAACGTGACGAGGATCCCGGCCGGGGCGATGCACATCAAGGTCACCGACCGGAGCCGCAACTACCTAG CACCAGCCTCACGTGGGCCGCTCCGCTGTCTCCCTCCGCAGCGCTGATGACGGGCGAGCAGCGCTACGTGATCAACGGGGACTGGGCCATCGACTGGCCGGGCGCCTACGAGGTGGCCGGCACCACGGTGCGCTACGCCCGCAACGCGGACAATCACGAGACACTGGAGGCAGCTGGGCCCACAGCGGAGGATCTGCACGTCATG GTGCTGTTCCAGGAGCCGAACCCGGGCATCGAGTACGAGTTCTGGCTGCCTCGGGACCAGCATGGGCGCCTCCAGGGCGACTCCAGCCACCTGCACCAGCCTCCGCCCAGGGGGATCGGCCTGGACCCGCCCAGCACGCCCCAGCCTGTGCCTCCGACCACGCCggcaccccccactccgcccagcCTCAGGGCCACGCCCACAGAGCGGCCCCGGCACGGCCCCACAGACCCAGCTCAGCCAG GGAGCTGCGGCAGGTGCCAGACGCCCAAGGGGAAGTCCCAGCGCATCCGGCACTACTGCCAGAGTGACTTTG TGTTCCGGGCCCGGATCCTGGCCAAGCGGCCGGTGGGGCAGGAGACGCGCTACGACGTCCAGGTGCAGCACACCTACCGCAACCGCTTCCCGCTGGTGCACCGGGAGTACGTGTGGGTCCCCGACGCCTGCGACTGCCCCGCGCTCCTGGAGCGCCGCGAGTACCTGCTCATGGCCCGGCGCCACGTCAACTACGAGCACACGCTCAACCGCATCCTGCTGCCGCGCGGCAGCTACACCCGGCCCTGGTCGCCGCGGGAGGACGCGCTGCTGCGGGACATCGCCGGGCGCTGCGCCCAGGGCAGGCCGGCGTGA
- the LOC102457628 gene encoding ADAMTS-like protein 5 isoform X6 produces the protein METRPPDAGVSRRREAGTESRRRQQGPTCSRLAGGSPSTGHCSLGTTLLLAWLSVGWGLCSTQGTASRSPAFGLDPPSRQRRQLGRGEWTPWGGWSACSSTCGDGASFRTRKCIRFLEEESCAGEPRQYRVCKRHECPASTVPFRAMQCSLYDGKPILGSQARYRWVPFHGAPNLCDLNCLAVGHNFYYTFGRVLDGTRCSLDSPGLCISGQCLTVGCDGILGSGAGSDACGQCGGRNESCLFVQRVFRAAPPSSGFFGYKNVTRIPAGAMHIKVTDRSRNYLALMTGEQRYVINGDWAIDWPGAYEVAGTTVRYARNADNHETLEAAGPTAEDLHVMQVLFQEPNPGIEYEFWLPRDQHGRLQGDSSHLHQPPPRGIGLDPPSTPQPVPPTTPAPPTPPSLRATPTERPRHGPTDPAQPGSCGRCQTPKGKSQRIRHYCQSDFVFRARILAKRPVGQETRYDVQVQHTYRNRFPLVHREYVWVPDACDCPALLERREYLLMARRHVNYEHTLNRILLPRGSYTRPWSPREDALLRDIAGRCAQGRPA, from the exons ATGGAGACGCGCCCGCCGGACGCCGGGGTGAGCAGAAGGAGAGAAGCGGGCACCGAAAGCCGGCGGCGCCAGCAGGGCCCGACGTGCAGCCGGCTGGCCGGGGGCTCTCCGAGCACCGG GCACTGTTCCCTGGGGACCAcgctgctcctggcctggctgagcgTTGGCTGGGGCCTCTGCAGCACTCAG GGGACAGCCAGCAGGTCCCCGGCGTTTGGCCTGGACCCGCCGAGCCGCCAGCGGCGCCAGCTGGGCCGTGGGGAGTGGACGccctgggggggctggagcgcctgCTCCAGCACGTGTGGGGACGGCGCCTCCTTTCGCACCAGGAAGTGCATccg GTTCCTGGAGGAGGAGTCGTGTGCGGGGGAGCCCCGGCAGTACCGCGTGTGCAAGCGACAC GAGTGTCCGGCCAGCACGGTGCCCTTCCGGGCCATGCAGTGCTCCCTGTACGACGGGAAACCCATCCTGGGCAGCCAGGCCAGGTACCGGTGGGTTCCTTTTCACGGAG cacccaaccTCTGTGACCTGAACTGCCTGGCCGTGGGGCACAATTTCTACTACACCTTCGGCCGGGTGCTGGACGGGACCCGCTGCAGCCTGGACTCCCCGGGGCTCTGCATCAGCGGCCAATGCCTG ACCGTGGGCTGCGACGGGAtcctgggctctggggctgggagcgaCGCCTGCGGCCAGTGCGGCGGGCGGAACGAGTCCTGCCTCTTCGTGCAGAGGGTGTTCCGGGCCGCGCCCCCCTCCTCCG gtttCTTTGGGTACAAGAACGTGACGAGGATCCCGGCCGGGGCGATGCACATCAAGGTCACCGACCGGAGCCGCAACTACCTAG CGCTGATGACGGGCGAGCAGCGCTACGTGATCAACGGGGACTGGGCCATCGACTGGCCGGGCGCCTACGAGGTGGCCGGCACCACGGTGCGCTACGCCCGCAACGCGGACAATCACGAGACACTGGAGGCAGCTGGGCCCACAGCGGAGGATCTGCACGTCATG cAGGTGCTGTTCCAGGAGCCGAACCCGGGCATCGAGTACGAGTTCTGGCTGCCTCGGGACCAGCATGGGCGCCTCCAGGGCGACTCCAGCCACCTGCACCAGCCTCCGCCCAGGGGGATCGGCCTGGACCCGCCCAGCACGCCCCAGCCTGTGCCTCCGACCACGCCggcaccccccactccgcccagcCTCAGGGCCACGCCCACAGAGCGGCCCCGGCACGGCCCCACAGACCCAGCTCAGCCAG GGAGCTGCGGCAGGTGCCAGACGCCCAAGGGGAAGTCCCAGCGCATCCGGCACTACTGCCAGAGTGACTTTG TGTTCCGGGCCCGGATCCTGGCCAAGCGGCCGGTGGGGCAGGAGACGCGCTACGACGTCCAGGTGCAGCACACCTACCGCAACCGCTTCCCGCTGGTGCACCGGGAGTACGTGTGGGTCCCCGACGCCTGCGACTGCCCCGCGCTCCTGGAGCGCCGCGAGTACCTGCTCATGGCCCGGCGCCACGTCAACTACGAGCACACGCTCAACCGCATCCTGCTGCCGCGCGGCAGCTACACCCGGCCCTGGTCGCCGCGGGAGGACGCGCTGCTGCGGGACATCGCCGGGCGCTGCGCCCAGGGCAGGCCGGCGTGA